In Deltaproteobacteria bacterium, a single window of DNA contains:
- a CDS encoding methyltransferase has product MENVVKGQYEAYPYPARRSDQQEELDSFGPLEELEVLNHFVWGGARDWTKPFRVLVAGGGTGDASTALAKQMQDRGIPGEVVYVDLSTASRETAHSRAKAVGLNNITFHTGSLLDVASMDLGLFDYINCSGVLHHLEEPEAGSKALASVMAPGGALGVMVYGELGRIGVYHAQDMLRMLCGDDAMDKQVKVARRLLPSLPHSNWLVKNNEQQFKHELDDIEIVDRFLHTCDQAYRVNGCVNLVKAAGLTISEFVPPLLYKPDFFVTDPVVMERVKGMDKISQYAFTELCTGFISKQSFFAVRAEDEHPEPLNLKKPGAVPELLSVRGGSLANRIQETGKLGLSLGAVHLEQALDLTPARESFLRSIDGVRNLFAICAEHVGANPNAEQYASFITEISPLYELLNGTTGLVLHQPI; this is encoded by the coding sequence ATGGAAAATGTTGTCAAAGGCCAATACGAAGCCTATCCCTACCCAGCACGTCGCTCAGACCAGCAAGAAGAGCTTGATAGCTTTGGCCCCCTTGAGGAGTTGGAAGTACTCAACCACTTTGTGTGGGGCGGGGCGCGTGATTGGACCAAGCCTTTTCGGGTGTTGGTTGCGGGTGGCGGCACCGGCGATGCCTCCACTGCTTTGGCCAAGCAAATGCAAGATCGTGGCATTCCAGGTGAAGTGGTTTACGTTGACCTTTCCACTGCATCTCGCGAAACGGCTCATAGCCGTGCTAAGGCCGTTGGTTTAAACAACATTACTTTTCATACTGGCTCTCTTTTGGATGTGGCGAGTATGGATCTTGGATTATTCGATTACATCAATTGTTCGGGTGTTCTGCATCACCTTGAAGAGCCCGAAGCCGGTAGCAAAGCGCTCGCATCGGTGATGGCACCGGGCGGGGCATTGGGTGTTATGGTTTACGGTGAGCTTGGTCGTATAGGGGTCTATCATGCCCAGGACATGCTACGCATGCTTTGTGGCGACGACGCTATGGACAAACAAGTGAAGGTGGCGCGCCGGTTGTTACCATCGTTACCCCATTCTAATTGGCTGGTTAAAAACAACGAGCAGCAGTTTAAACATGAGCTTGACGATATTGAAATTGTCGACCGGTTTCTTCATACCTGTGACCAAGCGTATCGTGTGAATGGCTGTGTCAATTTGGTTAAGGCTGCTGGGCTGACCATCAGCGAATTTGTGCCGCCGCTTCTCTATAAACCCGATTTCTTTGTTACAGATCCTGTGGTGATGGAACGGGTGAAGGGCATGGATAAAATCAGCCAGTATGCGTTCACCGAATTGTGTACTGGATTTATCTCGAAGCAGAGTTTTTTTGCAGTGCGAGCAGAAGATGAGCATCCAGAACCGTTGAATCTTAAAAAACCAGGAGCAGTTCCTGAACTTCTCTCCGTGCGCGGTGGTTCGTTGGCCAATCGAATCCAGGAGACGGGGAAGTTAGGGTTGAGTTTGGGAGCAGTTCATCTTGAGCAAGCTTTGGACCTGACTCCAGCCCGTGAATCATTTCTTCGGTCTATTGATGGCGTACGGAATCTCTTCGCAATTTGCGCAGAACACGTAGGCGCAAACCCGAATGCAGAGCAGTATGCGTCTTTTATTACCGAGATTTCACCTTTGTATGAACTTCTTAATGGCACCACAGGTTTGGTTTTACATCAGCCAATTTGA
- a CDS encoding DUF2256 and DUF3253 domain-containing protein — protein MASRKDLPEKDCVTCGRPFQWRKKWEKNWASVRYCSRACKRGVTSTDKRIECAVMDLLEKSPKGSSLCPSEVARKMNPESWRDLVEPARRAARRLASRGLVEITQGGKPIEQLNFKGVIHLRLKS, from the coding sequence ATGGCATCCCGTAAAGACCTTCCCGAAAAAGATTGCGTCACCTGCGGTCGCCCGTTTCAATGGCGTAAAAAGTGGGAAAAGAACTGGGCCAGCGTTCGCTACTGTAGCCGAGCTTGCAAACGCGGTGTTACTTCTACCGACAAACGAATCGAGTGCGCAGTGATGGACCTTCTCGAAAAAAGCCCCAAAGGTTCAAGTCTCTGCCCATCAGAAGTCGCTCGTAAAATGAACCCTGAATCCTGGCGGGATCTAGTTGAACCAGCTCGCCGAGCAGCTCGGCGGCTGGCAAGCCGAGGCCTCGTTGAAATCACCCAGGGCGGCAAGCCAATTGAACAACTCAATTTCAAAGGCGTTATACATTTACGACTAAAATCATAA
- a CDS encoding adenylate/guanylate cyclase domain-containing protein produces MSLYKAIERLANRPTNFPRYSRDLLRWVSTIRWIGYLTFAALGAGLLVVQARPVLECIVYVGTLVVAAPLSTYLSMRARYPLESFSKWFSFDGLFLGYLVAVSGQWDVLILLFLAVQLGDSIVLRGMRKAVFPVGVYLLGVFVWPYALVELQPLNSLGAWLCWGLVGHAFVHLSGSFYFGNRFSEGLLRRELQLKAKNKQIQLLNQEIREQVLSRYLPPELINDIFDGKISMDTQPHSKTVTVLFSDLSGFTKISEEQGAETVSEFLNDYLSAMNETIFSNSGTIDKFIGDAIMVIFGSPVEMDAREQANNAVQCALAMQTAMVGVNQKWAERDIPEVAMRIGIHQGQAVVGNFGSEQRVDYTAIGPSVNLASRIETVCEPGQSYISEVIRDLLDHDLNTEAVGNFKLKGIQTEIPLFKILAS; encoded by the coding sequence ATGTCATTGTATAAGGCCATAGAAAGATTGGCGAATCGGCCAACCAATTTTCCGCGGTACTCCCGAGACCTGCTGCGCTGGGTATCGACGATTCGTTGGATTGGCTACCTTACTTTCGCAGCATTGGGCGCCGGCCTCTTAGTTGTACAGGCTCGTCCCGTTCTTGAATGCATTGTTTACGTGGGCACACTCGTGGTGGCTGCTCCCCTCAGCACTTATTTGTCCATGAGGGCGAGATACCCGCTCGAGTCATTTTCAAAGTGGTTCTCATTCGACGGATTATTTCTCGGCTATTTGGTAGCGGTGTCGGGCCAATGGGATGTTCTCATTTTACTTTTCTTGGCAGTGCAGCTCGGCGATAGCATCGTACTCCGGGGTATGCGTAAAGCGGTCTTTCCAGTCGGCGTTTATTTACTTGGGGTTTTCGTTTGGCCTTATGCGCTTGTAGAGCTGCAGCCTCTTAACAGTTTAGGGGCTTGGCTCTGTTGGGGCCTGGTAGGTCATGCATTTGTTCATTTGTCAGGGTCGTTTTATTTCGGCAATCGATTCAGTGAAGGTCTCTTAAGAAGAGAGCTTCAACTCAAGGCGAAGAACAAGCAAATTCAGCTACTCAATCAGGAAATTCGGGAACAAGTGTTGAGCCGTTATCTGCCGCCAGAGCTCATCAACGACATATTCGATGGTAAAATATCCATGGATACGCAGCCGCATAGCAAAACAGTTACAGTGCTCTTTAGCGATCTCTCCGGGTTCACGAAGATAAGTGAGGAGCAGGGTGCTGAAACAGTATCTGAATTTCTAAATGATTATCTCAGTGCGATGAATGAAACGATATTTTCGAACTCGGGTACCATCGATAAATTCATCGGCGATGCCATCATGGTTATTTTTGGTTCGCCAGTGGAGATGGACGCTCGGGAGCAAGCCAATAACGCAGTTCAATGTGCGCTTGCAATGCAAACGGCCATGGTTGGAGTGAATCAAAAGTGGGCCGAGCGTGATATCCCTGAAGTAGCGATGCGTATTGGGATTCATCAAGGCCAAGCTGTTGTGGGCAACTTTGGTTCTGAGCAGCGAGTGGACTACACTGCAATTGGTCCGAGCGTGAATCTAGCCTCAAGAATAGAGACAGTTTGTGAGCCGGGTCAAAGCTACATATCAGAAGTTATAAGAGACCTGCTTGACCATGACCTGAATACTGAAGCGGTCGGGAATTTCAAACTCAAGGGCATTCAAACAGAGATCCCATTATTCAAAATCTTGGCTAGCTAA
- a CDS encoding alpha/beta fold hydrolase, translated as MEECFYVDDQFYRQHQFELPLNYAEQGGETVSVFAREVVAKDKKEEDLPWLVYLQGGPGFPSPRPSSSSAWLKRVLKKYRVLLLDQRGTGSSTVISHQTLASKSPAEQVAYLSHFRADNIVRDAEAIREKLKIKKWALLGQSFGGFCALHYLSFYPESLSRAYITGGIPSIKRHADDVYGATYQRVMDKMKQFFHEFPTAQGMCNQIAEYLVNNKVLLPNGQHFTVEQFQLIGINLGRSDGGLALYYLLESAFVDVDGKPTLSYSFLNAMLAEQSYLTNPIYAILHESIYCQEDASNWSAHRVREKFPQCSYVSGEDFCFTGEMVYPWMFDQLETLQPLKEAADMLAEKSDWPRLYDAQQLACNTVPVTAAVYVEDMYVEFDYSRETLSEMPNAKAWMTNEYEHNGLRMDGERIVDRLIVMADAIEETRPL; from the coding sequence ATGGAAGAGTGCTTTTACGTTGATGACCAGTTTTACCGCCAACACCAGTTTGAGTTGCCGCTGAATTATGCCGAGCAAGGTGGCGAAACAGTCAGCGTGTTTGCTCGTGAGGTGGTTGCAAAAGATAAAAAAGAAGAAGACTTACCTTGGTTGGTTTACCTGCAAGGTGGCCCCGGGTTTCCATCGCCACGGCCAAGCAGCAGCAGCGCTTGGCTCAAGCGTGTTTTGAAAAAGTATCGGGTGTTGCTTTTGGATCAGCGTGGTACCGGGTCGAGCACTGTGATCAGCCACCAAACCTTAGCGAGTAAATCACCAGCAGAACAGGTTGCATACTTAAGTCATTTCCGGGCCGACAATATCGTGCGTGATGCCGAAGCGATTCGCGAAAAGCTCAAGATTAAGAAGTGGGCGCTTCTGGGCCAAAGCTTTGGTGGGTTTTGCGCTTTGCATTACTTATCGTTTTATCCAGAGAGCCTTTCACGTGCCTACATCACAGGTGGTATTCCATCGATCAAGCGTCATGCCGATGATGTTTATGGGGCCACTTATCAGCGCGTGATGGACAAGATGAAGCAGTTCTTCCACGAATTCCCCACAGCGCAGGGAATGTGTAATCAAATTGCCGAGTACCTCGTCAACAACAAGGTGCTCCTGCCCAATGGTCAGCACTTTACCGTTGAGCAATTCCAGCTGATTGGTATCAACCTGGGCCGCAGTGATGGCGGGTTGGCTCTGTACTACCTTCTGGAAAGCGCCTTTGTAGATGTGGATGGGAAGCCAACGCTGAGCTACAGTTTTCTAAATGCGATGCTTGCGGAGCAGTCGTATCTTACCAACCCCATCTACGCGATTTTACACGAATCTATTTATTGCCAAGAAGATGCATCGAATTGGTCGGCTCACCGCGTTCGCGAAAAGTTTCCTCAGTGCAGTTATGTTTCAGGGGAAGATTTCTGCTTTACCGGGGAGATGGTTTACCCCTGGATGTTTGACCAGCTTGAAACGCTGCAGCCATTGAAAGAGGCGGCGGATATGTTGGCGGAGAAATCAGATTGGCCGCGGCTCTATGATGCGCAGCAGCTCGCGTGTAACACTGTGCCCGTCACGGCCGCGGTTTATGTAGAAGACATGTACGTGGAATTTGATTATTCACGTGAGACTCTATCCGAGATGCCCAACGCTAAAGCATGGATGACCAATGAGTATGAGCACAATGGCTTGCGCATGGACGGTGAGCGTATTGTCGACCGCTTGATTGTCATGGCGGATGCTATCGAAGAAACTCGGCCTCTTTAA
- a CDS encoding CapA family protein, whose translation MMFQTKRLLPTLFITFLAVAILGCSPTGFDAWPEQAETFPWVYTPDPDRPDFVDGRWETEDWGFDDATRSAYYLEKLLSYYTTTSPDVSQHFSTVQADLPALGEGVVISFVGDILPISDNHANFADAVIDVVNADYRVANLETPTSPDHPVQNSGAPPRFNAPVEMLDGLPFDLLQLNNNHSYDVGDDAISATKREALNRGMETTGLNEHALVTVKESKIGFLSYAWGLNGREDVSTHDLFIIPFGHIGEDIDLSSMEAHITAMRERGAEYIVLLVHWGFEYEYYPEPHFMQLARRMVAMGADVIVGQGPHVVQPAEICWVNYPDQVPGVGTCSIQTADGRARRAAVFYSLGNFTADLKSRPEFETGIVAKVSLSAGEVTGMGWTPTSVRYEPVRVLPTDEYLDEEDLAQESERLDGHLGSGWRLP comes from the coding sequence ATGATGTTCCAAACAAAACGATTGTTGCCGACTCTTTTTATTACCTTTTTAGCGGTCGCAATCTTGGGCTGCTCACCCACTGGGTTTGATGCTTGGCCAGAGCAAGCTGAGACGTTTCCCTGGGTATATACACCGGACCCTGACCGGCCAGATTTTGTAGACGGCCGATGGGAAACCGAGGACTGGGGTTTCGACGACGCTACCCGCAGTGCCTATTATCTTGAGAAACTTTTGTCTTATTATACGACAACATCACCCGATGTTTCGCAGCACTTTTCAACGGTGCAAGCCGATCTGCCCGCACTGGGCGAGGGAGTCGTGATTTCATTTGTGGGGGATATACTGCCGATATCAGACAACCACGCGAATTTTGCAGATGCGGTTATTGATGTGGTGAACGCTGATTACCGAGTGGCAAACTTAGAAACGCCGACCTCGCCAGATCACCCCGTGCAAAATTCGGGAGCGCCTCCGAGGTTTAACGCACCGGTGGAAATGCTCGACGGACTTCCCTTCGACCTTTTACAACTGAACAACAATCACTCCTATGACGTAGGGGATGACGCTATCTCAGCAACGAAGCGAGAGGCCTTGAACCGCGGAATGGAAACCACAGGGCTTAATGAGCATGCACTGGTGACCGTTAAAGAGAGTAAGATTGGTTTTCTATCTTACGCCTGGGGACTCAATGGACGAGAAGACGTTTCTACCCATGACCTCTTTATCATTCCTTTTGGCCATATCGGTGAAGACATCGATTTAAGCTCCATGGAAGCTCATATCACAGCCATGCGTGAGCGGGGCGCCGAATACATTGTACTCTTAGTGCATTGGGGATTTGAGTATGAGTATTATCCAGAGCCTCATTTTATGCAGCTTGCGCGTCGCATGGTGGCCATGGGCGCAGATGTCATCGTAGGCCAGGGGCCTCATGTGGTTCAGCCTGCCGAAATATGCTGGGTAAACTATCCGGACCAGGTGCCTGGCGTCGGTACATGCTCTATTCAAACAGCGGATGGCCGTGCACGTAGGGCAGCTGTCTTTTATAGCCTCGGTAACTTTACGGCCGATCTTAAAAGCCGCCCAGAGTTTGAGACGGGCATTGTAGCGAAGGTAAGTTTAAGCGCGGGAGAGGTAACGGGAATGGGCTGGACACCCACCAGTGTGAGGTATGAGCCCGTTCGTGTACTGCCAACGGACGAGTATCTGGATGAAGAGGATTTAGCGCAGGAGTCCGAGCGTCTCGATGGTCATCTTGGCTCGGGGTGGCGCTTGCCTTAG
- the pyrC gene encoding dihydroorotase, translating into MKLTLTRPDDWHIHFRDGDAMVLTVPQTAATMARAVAMPNLKPPVTTTELAQAYHKRILSHLPEGSSFEPLMTLYLTDKTTSEEIHRAADSGVVHAVKVYPAGATTNSDSGVTDIRGLYPVFKTMAERGLKLLVHGEVTDAKVDIFDREEKFLGTYLEDIVKSFPTLKVVLEHITTKESVRFVEEGPDNLAATITPQHLLFNRNHMLVGGIRPHYYCLPILKRSEDQQALIKAATSGSPKFFLGTDSAPHTTGTKETSCGCAGCYTGFGAIVMYAMAFEEADALDKLEGFASFYGPDFYGLPRNTDTITLEKSEWQVPDHYMLGNEPLTPLMANETLTWRVV; encoded by the coding sequence ATGAAACTTACGCTCACACGACCTGACGACTGGCATATTCACTTTCGCGATGGCGATGCCATGGTCCTTACCGTTCCGCAAACTGCAGCCACGATGGCGCGAGCAGTGGCCATGCCAAATCTCAAGCCGCCCGTGACCACTACGGAGCTTGCTCAGGCTTACCATAAAAGAATTCTGAGTCACCTTCCTGAGGGAAGTAGCTTTGAGCCACTGATGACATTGTATCTGACCGATAAAACGACGAGTGAGGAAATTCACCGTGCTGCGGATTCTGGCGTGGTGCACGCAGTGAAGGTTTATCCTGCAGGTGCAACGACCAATTCCGATTCCGGCGTAACCGATATTCGTGGGCTTTATCCTGTGTTTAAGACCATGGCGGAGCGGGGGCTGAAGCTACTGGTGCACGGGGAAGTCACTGACGCGAAGGTGGATATCTTCGACCGTGAGGAAAAATTTTTGGGGACGTACCTTGAAGATATCGTGAAAAGTTTCCCCACACTCAAGGTTGTTCTGGAACATATTACGACCAAAGAATCGGTACGTTTTGTAGAAGAAGGTCCCGATAACCTTGCGGCAACGATTACGCCGCAACACCTGCTTTTCAATCGAAACCACATGCTCGTTGGGGGAATTCGGCCTCATTATTATTGTTTACCGATTCTTAAGCGAAGTGAGGATCAGCAGGCGCTGATTAAGGCTGCAACCAGTGGCAGCCCAAAGTTTTTTCTGGGCACAGACAGCGCTCCCCATACGACCGGCACCAAAGAGACCAGCTGTGGTTGTGCGGGTTGTTATACTGGGTTCGGTGCCATCGTGATGTATGCCATGGCGTTCGAAGAAGCTGATGCACTTGATAAGCTAGAAGGATTTGCCAGTTTTTATGGCCCGGATTTTTATGGGTTGCCTCGCAATACCGACACCATCACACTTGAAAAAAGTGAGTGGCAGGTTCCAGATCACTATATGCTTGGCAATGAGCCACTGACTCCATTGATGGCCAATGAAACGCTTACTTGGCGGGTTGTCTAA